The Chroicocephalus ridibundus chromosome 8, bChrRid1.1, whole genome shotgun sequence genome includes the window TATAAGAATAGGGCAAGCGTATAGTGATACTTCCCCAGAATGTTCTTCCAGTGTCCAGTAAGAGATACGCGTGACCCTCCAAGGCTTCAAAGCTCTCTAGGAATTGGTATCCTTCTCTATTGAGTATATACAGACTTCCTTCTGTAGCAAGAGTTCCCCCTCCACCCATTTATAATACCTCCCAACAACACGCTTATCTGCCAGCTTTGGCCACAGCTAAAACTCATACCTACCACTACCCTGATACACAAAGCACCTTCTTTCGAGAATAAATTAGAGAGGCAAAAAATAATACTGGTACTTTATCCACGAAAAAATACAACATAATTCAAAAAAATGCAACGTCAGTAGGCAAAATGTCAAACATACAAGCTGAGAACCTGAAAGATGGCTTAACAAAATCATAAATTTGTGAATGTAAAAACCACATGCAAATTTAAAAGGCATAAATGACAAATGGCAGAGTATCTGGTCTTTTGTCAGGCATAAGAATTACATATATGGCTCTTGAAATTTCAAGTTACAAAACCTTAGTATTTCTATTTTCCAATGTGCTTCTACTGTGATGCACAGTGAATTGCATTCTTATGTTTACAGTTACAGAAGTATATTTTTCAGGCAAAGCATACTGCATTTTCTGGTATGTGGTGATAACAGATATGTGGTATTTCCTGCTAATTAGGATGAAGAATTTGAAAGAAGACTACCTTATATCATATACTGGTGGTCTAAGGTCATGCGGACCATGAGCAAAGGCACAGTGAATTCCATTCTTCACACAGTGACCCCGGGCATCTGTTTCATGAATGCATGTTCCAGTCTTGTAATATCTGAGATGATACTTCCTTTCTGTATCCCCTGTTGTTCGATGCAGGTAAGGGCAACTACATAATAGAAAGAGGAAAGTTAGAGTGTTGCTTTGAGCTTTGTTTTTACTAATTAATTCTGAATCTTATTAACTTATAACAAGTAACTTCGTAGGGTTCTTCAAATGAAAATTGTCCCAAACAAACCACCATCACAGATCagcttcaaattaaaaaatgttaaccTATTTCTTAGTCTCTGCTAAAGCTATAAGGATTTATAGCTGGCTGGCTCACAAAGATGTTATTAATAAACCTAGTAAGTACCCCTGTAAGCAGCAACACTATCCGAGCTAAAGAATTACATCTTCCATACTGATACAAGCTCAATCATTTCCACGCTAAGAAGGAcaataaattgtttatttttttaatgttatcatCATCAAAAATCAAGGGGCACTTGaagcacagtgattttttttcctgcctgctctTTATAGACATGGAACTTACTGAACAATCTCAAGGGAAATCTAAAATGACTCTTCtatggaaaggaagagaaaaatttttACATCAGCAATATATCTTTGTACATATAGTAAACATTTTCCAGACATAAGTATATGGGTTACAATCTACACTTTAAAACGGCTAGCATCGTGTATGGATTATAATTCCAACTAATAATagtaaacaaattttaaaaccccCACATATACACAGGGATGCCTGTTATCTCCCAGTTTATACCAGTGTAACTAATTTTGGCCTCTGctggttttgaaaaaatattaatctccAAAACCTACTTTCCCACAtcccaaagcaaaaagaaactgcACCAAAAAGCTTAGACAGTGATACAGAACAATGAATGAAAAgtctcacaaaaatattttaccttaaaTGGAGGGAGAATAGCGAAGCACTAAGTAGACTTCAACACCCACAAGAATTTATGCTGGCTTAAGCTTTATTTACTAtattctaaaaaaattatttagaaactAAACAAATGCAATTGTTTGCAAACATTTACAAGTCTGGCATTTATATCTTTACATCAAAATCatacattttttcctgctgtgccGAACACCTGCAGCTTGTGCTGACTTCCAGGAACTGACACTGTTTATGATTTCTGAGATTCAAGTTGCTTCCTTGTAGGAATTTAAAACCTGCGTTCCACTAAACAAGATAAATGGGCTGCAGCTAGTGATCTGTACTCTCTTTAAATCCCAACACAATTAATTAGTGGGAAGACTAGGTATACCAAATTCAGTGCTACATCTCATTTTGTCGGTGTAAGATGGATCACAGACTACACTCAGGATCTGAAAGTAGTTCTTTCACGCTTCTTGGCTCTATGTGGAATGACAGACAGGATGCAATCTTTGTCGGACCCATTATAGTGCCTCAGCTGAACTTTGTGAGAAATTCTTTGTGATGTGTGAATAGTTGCCCTCCTGTTCTGCTAGAATTGCTATTGAtatggaaaaatgagaaaacccaCAAGAGTCAGTCAGATACTTTTGCCAGCATTAGTTCTGTACAGAACTCTAAAGAGAAAATGCAATCTGAGGCtatatttttgttattgctaACTGTCCCACCAGAATCTTTGCAGGgatcaaatatttccattttcccaGCAGACTATTAATTACAAACTCTAATAGTTCACTCATAGATGCACACCTCTGTCATATTCTTATGCATAATGTTCACGCCTCCATTTTCATCTACTTAAGTTTGTTCGTTCCTGTTGGAAACAAGAATTAAATGTCTTATCTTCCATGCAAGAAGTGTACAGGTGTCTACATCTCATTACATGTCTCTAAGTCCGTGGTTCCTTATCAGAGGGCAAACATTTTCGCTTAAATATCTGCAGTTTTTCCCTAGTAAAATCACCTTATCAGTGGAGGTCCCCCCCGAAATGTTAAAgccttcaattatttttaaattactgttaaaaaaagaaaaaaaataattaaacagaacACAGACAGAGCTTGTCAGACAAGCTAGGCACGACTTGTTGTATGCAATGTAAGAGAGGGAGAAATAGTCAGGTCAAAGTTTTTCCCACAAAAAGACAACATGGATTCCAAAAACAagctgggaagaaataaaaactgtGTCACAAGACTCTCACTTCTGATAAATTAAACCTACGTTTGTTTGTCCTAAGACTCAATATTTGTGTCATCAATAGcaaatgaaatctgaattttactgaaaacacaGCTCTCCTACTGCAGATTTTGCTAGCTGCCTGAAGAGTTCCATACCAGGTGAAGTCCTCCTCCGGAAACTAAGGGAATGCTTTAACGAGGCTACACAGTATGGCTGGCAGTTTGTTATCTGAATTGTGTCTAAGACTTGTAAAGAACAAGATAAGGGCTAATTCTAAAGGTGACTCAGGGGGACTAAACAGGATGCAAACCTTAAAGAGCAAAAATGATGGCATCAATTTTGCATGTGTATGTTTTACATAAAAACGTGTTATTCATAGAATACCACAATAATACATACGCTATTAACCACAGACATCTTTCTTGATCAGCTGTAGTTCATTGTAGGATCATTAGTCAGAAAGGCAAAAGCCCctaataaaagcagcttttagaCGGTAGATAGTACTTATTCACAGATAGTATCAAACTAAGCCAATGCACCGAAATATGCACAGAACAGATGTTCTACTCAATCTTTAATAAACTAGAGGGATGTTCTATCTTACCTTCACTTtattaatgaagtattttaaTGGAACATAAACCATTGTAATATATAACTTTAAACAAgactagtatttttattttaaatggctgATTTTAATTATTAACTGGCTGCAAACTGATAAACTTGTTCTTATGTATCATAATTTGGTATGAGGTTGCTCAGACATCACTTATTCCTTAGGAACAAagttgggtttttaaaaaaaaaaaggaaaaaagttgttCCCAGGCAGAATACCAAATCTATTTCATGGCCCATATCTTTACAGCCATCTCCCAGCTTAAAATAACTGTACTGAATCCTAACTCAGTAATCACCTATCAGTAAAGAACATTACTCTGTATTTTCAAGTTCTGTTGGAGTCTACACACAACATTTAACTAAATCattcagctttgttttctgcatctgGATCTCGCAAAGTAAAACTGTCATCACATTATTCAAAGTAAGGAGATGTATAAACCATGAAACAGAACAGATGTTCACAAAAACTTAAAAAGGCTAACTGATTACTGAAATGCATATTTCCTTTCCACACTCTTCTTTATTCACATCATAAACATTCCAAAGATATCCTTTAAGAATAAAACAGTTCCAGTTTAAAGAGTAACACTAGATGCTCTTAAAtgtatgaaaacaaatacaaagttcTACTTCTGTTCAACCTTGAGGCACTGACGAATTTCTTCCTACGGTTACTTGAAGTGCTCTTCTGTAGTAGGCTTCTGTAATTCATTCACTCTTAGAGCAGTCTTACGTTACAGATACTAACATATCCAAAATAATCTTCTCTTTTAGAATCTGACATCAGTCGACTACAACCTTTGAAAAACACatcatatttaaacaaaacaagtatCACTTCTAACCTCACTTGTGAAATTGGGAGGAACGCTATTCACTGCTCAAAATATATCCCTCTAACTCTGCAAGTAATCTAGTCTTTCTCACAGGCCGTTCCTTAGAACagattgttttaatttgttaCCCTTAGAAAAGCCCTTTTCTAAACAGCGTTAAAATTTTGGGCTTTTCATTCCAAGTTGAACTTTGGAAAGAAATATCACAGTCAAGCCTGGGTGAAACTAACAATTTCTATTTTAACTCTCCTGAAACTATGTTCCTGAGAACAATTATGGGTGTCATCACTCCACCTTTCTCGCTACTTCTCTATGAACTCACAAACTGCATTAACCTAACCGTGGATTCAGATGAGcagaacagagaaacagagacacAGATAAAAGCCAAAAAAGTACCGGTATGTTGTCACAGATAGCTTAGAACAAAGGCGTCCTGGCACTACTGTTTATAACCTATTTCTTTAAGAATTTGAAATTGCTCCAAATAAAAGGATAAATTTTAGGCAGAAGACAAAACAGGGTGAAAAACCTACTCTTTTACTGAGTTCTGAAACAGGAATGCTACCACACTGTAAGCATGTCCTCAAAAACGTCAGTGTTTCCCTCcgtttttttctcctgatgctaCAGACATGCTTTGGAATCTTCTATCTTTAAGGAACTTATCTTCGACTTCTCTTGGCTTTCCTAACTATTTCGCCTGTATGCCTTTTCTCTTCTACCTTAACTTCAATGAGCTATCAATTTACAATAGCTGACTGCCATTTCTAGCCGCCAGTTCTCAGGAGCAGATCTAAAATAAGGCCCTCCACAGTTCAGCTGAAACTTTTCTCACAAATGTCTCCAATAATCCCACCTtgtaactgaggcaaagaaaacagGCTCCATTTCTTCTACTCACAGCTgtcttcattttaataatttactgTCTCCTTTACTCAGTTTTTCTCCCCTTGAAACATTGTTCTCTTTCGTTTACGGGAATTCAGCTACATTCATGTTTTCCTCTCAGTCCCCCCTGCAGCATATCATCCAACGTCAACATTCTCTTATGTCACTGGTGAGGGGTCTCACAGGACTCCAGCCTTGGTCCCTGCTCTTATCCTTCTACATCTGGGCAGTTTCACTGCAAAACACAAACTTGAAAGCCATTGCCTCTTTGATGATAACTTCTAAACTTATCAATTTAATTCAAACCATAAGCACAACATGCTAAACAGAGGTATGAATCTCACTACTGGTCTTCTTTCTGGCAAGTCCTTTGCGCTTCCATTATGGCAGACAGTAAAATCACCCTGTTTGTCATTTAGATTCCTAACCAGGGAGTAATCTTCAGCAACTGTAGGGGACAACCTTTCCAATCCAATTGCAACAAAAAGGTTTCCATCTCACACCTCCCCTTATTTGCTTCTGACAATTCAATCTTGCCCAGCtaatacctttttaaaacattgcttcCATTTTCCTCCTTTAGAATCAGTATCTAGTACTCAATAATGAAAGGTCAGTTCTTGTCCCCAGCCAACCCATGACATTATACGTTATCCTCGTTTGCCGATTTTCCAAGAAATGCTCATGCTGCCCCAGGATTGGCAGGAGTGCTTTACGAATACCTGAAAAGATAATTAATTGTTCTCTTTTAAATCATCCTTCACAGAcattttttgctgtttatatTGCTTAGGCATGGTACTCGATATTGTCACGCTGCCTAGTGCATTTTTCTTGTTTACCTTCTCTTATCCCTATTGTTTAGTTTGTAAAGTCTCTGGGAAAAATCCAGACTTTCTTCTGTGACTACAGCCTATAACACAAAAGATACCTGATCCATGACAAGTGCTGCTATACACTACAGTAACCAAAATAATTAATCTTCGATATTTCAAACAGGTAACCAGCATAACTACATATTTCCCAgctgttttcctgcaatttttttGGTCAGAAGTCCTTCCTTGCTTCCATCACTGCAGAAGAAGGTAGCTCCTCCGACACATGACCACAATATACCCAGCTCCTCCATAGATGCCTGCCTGCCGTACCGTACCATTTGCCTGTTCTCACTTCCACAAAGCTTCTATCCCTGCCCAAGTTGACCGAAGACCCTCTGTAGCCTTTATCTAGAAGAGACACATGTCCATGGAAATGCAAACACTAGCGAGCTAGCCAGACAACTAACAGTGaattccttcctttgctttttctcactGGAAGGACCACAAAACTGTTGTTCTCCTCTACTACCCACCAATCTTCACAAAATTTACATAGTTTAAAATCTCGAAGCCACCTCTATAGGTTTGCACCTACTGGTCAAGGaagcacaactgaaaaaaacccaaaacaatactAGCACAAATGTGCAGGAACAATACTAGCAGAAAACCAGTTTCTTATGTTATGCTTTAAAGATAAGTCACAATGCAAAATCAGAGTTCTAATTCTATAATAGCCTAAAGAATACATGCTCATATAAAAGTATATGTGCCAAAAATTAACAAATCACttacagaaatctgttttcaaaTGAACTGCAGCAGGATTCTATCAATCTTTTTTTGCTGAGGAGAAAGCAGCATCTTTCCTTAATGTCATTGATAATACTATAAACACCTAGGACTGAAAGAAATCACTTACTCATCTCCATCTGGGCAGATTCCTGTAGTCTCATCATATTTTGTACAATAAACATCTGGACTGTAGTTAAAAGTCCCATCACGCCTTCGTATAGGTCTACGACGACGCTGATTTAGGAAATGCCAATGAAAACAGGTAAATGGTCTGTGCTGGGTACACTTGTGCTGCAAAAATAGGGGGCACTGCTCTGTCCTAAATTCCTTTAGAtacctaaaaaaattaaactgtgttaCAAGTTTATCTTATTGGAGGCACATTTTTACAGTATTAACAGGGCACTTGACAATTCAGTGCACACAGCCTGTGAAAAATTGTACAAATGTACCTGCATACAGTTTTAGTTCCTATGCACAATTGACTGTTTAGCTGTTGAATACAAGTGACTTCATTTTTTATGACAGATGCATTACTAATAAAATACGGTGGAATACCTGGCAAATTATACTACGTTTTGTAACTAAactaaaatcaaataaatatattaaatcaaAAAGCACAGTATTTAGAATATTGTCCAAAGTACCCACCAAACAGAGATTACAAATCCAACAAGTTACTTGAACGAGCATTCGTATTGCTTGCTACCATACAAAATAGTCCTACAAAAGCTATTTCAGCTAAATACCACATCTAATTTAAACATTAGTTCTTAATCACAATATTCCCAGAATGTGGACATGCTATATAGAAAGCCAAAGGGTTAAAAGAGGTTTATGAATGTTATTGGGGCTACGAAAGGACTTCAGCAAACTTATTTTAGTGACTGTTACTTTTGTGTTGAGAGTTTGGGGTCTTTAAAGGTTACTTAGGTGTAAGACAGTCCTTCACTAGCATGCCGGACACAGAAGCTAGTTAGGAAGTCTGATACTTCATTCCACAGGACATAAAGATCATGCCACACCGGGCACTGCTGTGGCATTTGTCAAAGGCTGTAAAACAGCACTTCTTCCTGTCTCAGTTTATATATCTATTAGGCAATTTAGCAAGTTCATTATGTTGCTAAAGTTACGGACTATTTGCAGAGGAAGGGGTATATGGGGGCTTTGCTGAAGAACCTTAGACTTCCTAGAAGTATCTAAAAGGGTGCAGCctacaagagaaaggaaagcattaGGAAGAGGAATAAAGGGCATCTTTTTGGTCTCAGTTGCTTACATTGGCATATGAGGGATGTAACGACACAGAGTTATGAAGCATGTCTTTAAGTTTAGAGATTCTTCTCTAAACTATCCAGGAttgcagggagggaaaaaaaaaaaaaaggaatagaatTTTTGGATGTTAAGGGGCAATAGGGCAGGCTATAGCAGTATCTAGGTAAGTAGCTACATTCTGAGAGTGCTGGAAACGTAACATTATAGAAGTGATGATACAGGGGATGGGAGTGCATGAATGCCACAATTAAGTGATAGATTATTCTGCATTTGCGGGGAGCACACGGTCCTACACGGGGTGGGCTGTCAGTAGTGCTCGAGGGCTGCAGGGACTTCACAGATCACACCAGAAGAAAGCGGGCAAGCGTGCAGAGAGTGGCGAGCGCACGGGACCCGTCTCTCAGTACGGGAAGGTCCGGCAAACGTGCCCCAGGGACTCGGGCTGAGGCGACGCTCCGGAGAAGCGGCAGGGCCGCTGTCCGAGCGCGGAGAGGGCGGTCCCGGAGCGTGCTGCGGGGCTCGGCACGCCGGGGGAAGCCGGCGGGTCACGGTGCGAACCAGGGAGGCAGGACACCGGGAGCGGAGAACGGTGGCGGCCGCTCCGCGGTcagccgccgccgggccgcctgAGGACGCGGCTTCCTCCCCGCGGCGCCGGAGAaggagcgcggcggcgggccgggcccgctCCATCGCCTCACAGCCCCGCCGCCGGTGCGCGAGGCCGCGCGGAGCAGGCCCGGCGCAGGAGCGGGCCCTCCGCCTCGGCCCCCGAGGCCCTCCCCGCGCGGCGCGGGAGCCGCGGGGAGCGGGCCGCCTGACAGGACGCGGTACCTACGTATAGTGCGTCGGCTGCTCGGTctgcggggacccgccgccccgCGACACCGCTTTGGAAACCGACGGCATCTtctccgccgccgcctcagccgcgcgcaggccccgccccgccggcacgCGCCCAGGCGGCAacgcgcggcggcggccccgcctcCCGCAGGGCGCGCTCCGGGCCGCGAGCGCGCGCCGGGTGCCCGGTGTCCGCCCGTCCGCGAGCGTCCCCCGGACACGGTgtccccgccggcaccggccgcGTCCTCCGGCGGcccgggggaaggcggggggtggggggaggtgtcTCGGAAAGAGCGCGCAGAGCCGCGTCACCGATGACGTGCTAAAGGGAAACGGCGCGCGACTTTCCCCGCGCCTTAAAAGCAAGAGACCGTGAGGGCGGTTTTGCTGCGGGGTCTTTATTGGACACCTGTCCCGTCACCCCGGGATAAGGCACAGGCGAAGGGGCAGCGCGTCACGGCCTtagcgcggggccggggtcgtCGTTGTCACAGGGCGAGGAGGAGTTGGGCTGGCCGGGGAAGAGCATCACGCCTGCGGCCAGTGACAATAAAACCCAGGATCGCTTTTATTCGCCAGGACACCCCCTGCACGGATCTCACCAGACACCTTCCGCTGTAGGAGAAGCTGAATCCCAAGACAAAATAACCCCGGTGTCAGCACCAAACCGGCTGTACCCAGTCACCAGATGTCACATACACGGTGACCAGGTGTCACCTGGGTAAACCACGGGGACTCTGCAGCACAGTCCACAGCCACCGCGGTGGTGGTATTCAGAGACGTGTCAGCAGCATCGGACACACGGGATGCCAAGTCAGTCTTCTGTGCAGCTCCAGCCCGTCTCACTAACCGCTACCGTGTTtggtttttcagtttgtttgggggttctgttttgggttttttggtttctttttcttttaattgggaATTTTAATGGACCCAGTTTTGCATTTCTCCAgttgaaagcttaaaaaaaacccacctataACTTTGGAGAGAACTAAGTTGCATTAGTAGCTCAGCTTCTTCCTCTCCAGGAAAAGTCTCCCGCACGTGCAAGTCTGAATATCTATGAATCTGTAGGAAAAACTAGATACGCCATTGTTCAGTGAAACTAGGGGCTTCCTCCCCAGAATAATGCAAGCCAATGACTGTCATTTCCTGCAGAAATCTCTCCTGCCAGTAATGATCACCTCAAACAGGCATGCCTAAAAAGTTCTAGTGCAGAAAGCAAGCACCGACTATGCATTAAGGGTTGAAGATGGTTaatttaagtaaaatttaaaaacccTCAGAGCACAAAGAATCACGTATTAATGAATCATACACTTACAGTCGTCTTCAATGTAAGCTGAACATACTCTGTGACCAGCAAAATATCACATGAAGGTCACCTTCAGCAGCAATTTTACAGACTTACAGTTTTGGTATTTTAATACCTTGTGCAtctaagaaaaataatccatGGAGAAGAGATGGGTTGCATAAAACCTATCTTCAAATGCGATCTGGTTTGCGATACGTCCTGGGTTCACCCTACCATGCAGCGCAGAAACCGCTCCTTGCGCTACCAGTGTGAATTATGAACCCAAGGCCAGCAGCACGGCAGGTGAGGGAATCAAGGCTGTAAGATAAGGCTGCCGGtgggctggaaaaaaacaagttttcccATTAAAGTGTCAGTACCAGGCGAATGCCCGCTggctgccggcagctcccccgccgcagccgcgcTCCCGTCACTTCTCCTGCTGCGGCGGCAGGGGAGCGGCGCTTTTTTGGGCCGCATCGAAGGAATCCACGAACTCCGCGGAGAAAATCGCCTCCAGCCGCTCGTCGATCTCCGTTTTCTCCCGGAAGGCggcccagagcagcagcccgCTGCACAGCAGGCTGAGGGGCAGCACCTTCAACCACGGCCGCTCGTGGTCGCTGCCCATCGACTGCCCGACGCTCCACACCCGCGGGCTGGCCTTGCTGGCGGAGAAGGAGATGGGCCCCTCGTCCTCCGCGCCCTCctccggctcccgccgccgcgaCAGCCACCTCCGGGGGCCGGGCAGGCGCAGGGAGCCCCGCGCCCTGCAAAGACACACGCGTCAGGGGCGGGGGATGGGGGCCGCCGACCGGCACCGCcagcgcccccggccccgccgccgcctcaccgcCAGCGGCCCAGTGCCCCGCTcatcccgccgcgccgcccgccgcgtCCCCGTGCCCACCGGAAGCGGAAGCGCGGTGGCGCCCGGCGGGGTCCCGGCGGCTGAGGGGCGGCACGGGCGGGCCTGCCTGGCCCCCTGTGAGCGGAGAGGGCACTCGGCCCAGACGACGATGGCGGGGCACGGGGACGGACGGGACACCTGCGCGCTGAGGAACCGGACAGCAGCCCTGGTGAGACACCTCCGGGgcgctgcgtccagctctgggtccctcagcacaagaagaacacgGAGCAGTTGGAGccggtccagaggaggccacgaagatgctccgagggctggagcccctctgctctggggacaggctgagagagttgggggtgttcaacctggagaagagaaggctccggggagatcttaaagtcccttccagtccctaaagggactacaggagagatggggagggactcgttaccagggagtggagccatagggTGGGGGGTAACggatttaaattgaaagaggggagatttagattagatattaggaagaaagactttactgtgagggtggtgagacactgcaacaggttgcccagagaagctgtgggtgccgcatccctggaggggttcaaggccaggctggacggggctttgggcaacctggtctggtgggaggtgtccctgcccagggcagggggtggaactagatgatctttaaggtcccttccaacctaaaccattctatggtaaACAAAAGTGTCCGGGAATGCCTGGATTCATTCTGCCAGCTTTAGGTGCCAGTTGTAACTGAATCCCGGTTGCCTGGGGTTGTGAAGAAACAGAATTCCTGCAGCAGGCGTTTTAATGTGCCGAAGACATATCACTCTTGCAGGTGCCTGCTCACTAGGTGGGATTCTGTGATAACGTCTGGAGACGGTGTTCTTGGCCTCCACCGGCTCCTACAGTAACATTTCCACAGCTGATGTTGGAAGAGTCCATTTTATTCCCTATTACACACAGAGAATTGACATGTATTCCCTTGACACAGCTATTCTTTTATAACAATTTGGTGTTTTCATAGCACCTTTCCATCAGACCCTGAACTGCTTTCATTTTACCCACCCACTACCCAAAGATGACACCTGcacgggggtgggtggggtggcgCGTCATGCGCTGCTGtggcagaaaacatttctttttctgctaaagtctgcacagaaaacattttagcaTACAGATGAAATAACATGTTCTTAATATTGTACTTACTACCTTTCATACAACATCTGACAGCATTGGTCTTgaactattttttatttacacCACCTGTTACCATGCTTGATCAAAGAAAATAACAGAGGTGGGACTGGAGATGCAGAATCTGTAAACCTATACCCAATACTGGCCTTAGCAAAGGAGTTTTACAAACATTCTCAGAAACAAGCCAACTGTTCTTGGTGATGGTGAGCCCTCGCTCCATTATGTTCCCTTTGCTTTAGGGCAGAAATTCAGAAAGTAAAGAATACTCGGAGAAGGTAAATCATCCTAGTGTCACGATACATGTTCAACTTGCTTGACATTCCATATGAACCTGCTGTTTACCACCCAGGTTTCTTCATACGGTCTCATTCCAAATTCCTGTATCGCCATGCAGGTGCTCATCATCCTTTGACCCATTAAGAACAGTTGTCACTGCAGTTGCCAGTTTTTGACTTCGATGTTCAACACTGGTATTTTCAGCTGTAATACGTAGTTTAAGACATCAGTTAATTCTGCTTT containing:
- the LOC134520096 gene encoding ubiquinol-cytochrome-c reductase complex assembly factor 4, translating into MSGALGRWRARGSLRLPGPRRWLSRRREPEEGAEDEGPISFSASKASPRVWSVGQSMGSDHERPWLKVLPLSLLCSGLLLWAAFREKTEIDERLEAIFSAEFVDSFDAAQKSAAPLPPQQEK